The Planococcus liqunii genome includes a region encoding these proteins:
- the hisD gene encoding histidinol dehydrogenase — translation MVKVYKAGKSKEEVSANDAKVSQIVADALKDVEERGDQAVRELSEKFDKWAPDAFRLTAEQVNEIVSKVPEEVIEDIKFAQKNIRAFAEAQLASLNDVEVEHIPGVILGHKNIPVNSVGCYIPGGRYPMVASAHMSVLTAKVAGVKRVIACTPPINGEIPNATIAAMSLAGADEIYLLGGIQAMGAMAIGTETIEAVDMIVGPGNAFVAEAKRQLYGRVGIDLFAGPTETLVVADHTADAEMIATDLLGQGEHGPTSPGALITTSEQLAEETVKEIERQLETLSTADVARVSWEDYGQILIVDSIEEARIEADRLAFEHVEILTENPDYFLEHMTNYGCLFLGPETNVAYGDKVIGTNHTLPTKGAARYTGGLWVGKFIKTVTYQKVTTPEASAYIGEYAARLCQLENFAGHAEQALLRVRRYGKN, via the coding sequence ATGGTAAAAGTATATAAAGCAGGGAAATCAAAGGAAGAAGTAAGCGCTAACGATGCAAAAGTATCGCAAATTGTGGCGGATGCTTTAAAAGATGTTGAAGAAAGAGGCGACCAGGCAGTCCGTGAACTATCGGAGAAATTTGATAAATGGGCTCCTGATGCTTTCCGTTTAACTGCTGAACAAGTAAATGAAATCGTTTCCAAAGTTCCGGAAGAAGTGATTGAAGATATCAAGTTTGCCCAAAAGAACATCCGTGCTTTTGCGGAAGCGCAGTTGGCTTCACTGAACGATGTAGAAGTGGAGCATATTCCAGGTGTTATTCTGGGCCATAAAAATATTCCGGTCAACAGTGTAGGCTGCTATATTCCCGGTGGACGGTATCCAATGGTTGCCTCTGCACATATGAGCGTCTTAACAGCTAAAGTTGCCGGCGTCAAACGTGTAATCGCTTGCACACCGCCGATTAACGGTGAAATCCCGAACGCAACCATTGCAGCGATGTCTCTGGCAGGAGCCGATGAGATTTATCTTCTTGGCGGCATTCAGGCAATGGGGGCCATGGCTATTGGTACAGAAACAATTGAAGCAGTGGACATGATTGTTGGACCCGGAAATGCATTTGTCGCGGAAGCGAAGCGCCAACTTTACGGCAGAGTCGGAATCGATTTATTTGCCGGACCTACGGAAACATTGGTCGTGGCAGATCACACAGCGGATGCTGAAATGATTGCAACGGACCTTCTTGGACAAGGCGAGCACGGCCCGACTTCGCCTGGTGCATTGATTACAACTTCTGAGCAATTGGCAGAAGAAACGGTGAAAGAAATTGAACGCCAGCTCGAAACGTTATCCACGGCCGACGTTGCACGTGTGTCATGGGAAGATTACGGCCAAATTCTGATTGTCGACTCGATTGAAGAAGCACGCATTGAAGCGGATCGTCTGGCATTTGAACATGTGGAGATCCTGACAGAAAATCCTGATTACTTCCTTGAGCATATGACGAACTACGGCTGCTTATTCTTAGGGCCGGAAACGAATGTTGCGTACGGCGACAAAGTAATCGGAACAAATCATACTTTGCCGACAAAAGGGGCAGCGCGCTACACTGGCGGCCTTTGGGTAGGGAAATTCATCAAAACCGTAACCTACCAAAAAGTGACGACTCCGGAAGCAAGTGCATATATCGGTGAGTATGCTGCACGCCTTTGCCAATTGGAGAATTTTGCAGGGCATGCAGAACAGGCGCTTCTCCGCGTCAGACGCTACGGCAAAAACTAA
- a CDS encoding NAD(P)-dependent malic enzyme: protein MSNLKSDSLQLHRKHQGKLEVRSKVAVKNERDLSLAYSPGVAEPCREIAEDRGKVYDYTMKGNTVAVITDGTAVLGLGNIGPEAALPVMEGKALLFKEFAGVDAFPICLNTTDAETIIQTVKLLEPGFGGVNLEDISAPTCFVVEDRLKEEMGIPVFHDDQHGTAIVTLAGLANALKLVGKEIADTKIVVNGAGAAGIAVVKLLRKFGCSQLVMCDTKGAIFEGRTYGMNPYKEKVAENTNPDRLEGLLGDVIHGADVFIGVSAEGALTQEMIRMMAKDPIIFAMANPNPEILPHLAKEAGARIVGTGRSDFPNQVNNVLAFPGIFRGALDVQASQINDAMKIAAVEAIAGLIEAHELHDDYVIPAPFDLRVAPAVAAAVAKAAIETGVANYAYLPQNTLDGVPAVSGKEHI, encoded by the coding sequence ATGTCGAACCTGAAGAGCGATTCTTTGCAGTTGCATCGGAAACATCAAGGGAAGTTGGAAGTCCGGTCCAAAGTGGCGGTGAAAAATGAACGGGATTTAAGCCTTGCCTATTCTCCTGGAGTAGCGGAACCGTGCAGGGAAATAGCGGAAGACCGCGGCAAAGTATATGACTATACAATGAAAGGCAATACAGTGGCGGTCATCACGGATGGCACGGCGGTTCTTGGGCTAGGCAATATCGGCCCTGAGGCGGCATTGCCGGTAATGGAAGGAAAAGCATTGCTGTTCAAAGAATTCGCGGGGGTCGATGCGTTTCCGATTTGTTTGAACACAACGGATGCTGAAACCATCATTCAAACGGTCAAATTGCTTGAACCTGGCTTTGGCGGCGTCAACTTGGAGGATATTTCGGCGCCGACTTGCTTTGTTGTAGAAGACCGTTTGAAGGAGGAAATGGGCATTCCGGTTTTCCATGATGACCAGCATGGGACGGCAATTGTGACATTGGCTGGTTTGGCCAATGCCTTGAAATTGGTCGGAAAAGAGATTGCTGATACAAAAATCGTGGTTAACGGCGCAGGTGCAGCCGGTATAGCCGTCGTGAAGCTTTTAAGGAAGTTTGGCTGCAGCCAGCTCGTGATGTGCGATACAAAAGGCGCTATTTTTGAAGGCCGGACATACGGCATGAATCCATACAAGGAAAAAGTGGCGGAAAACACCAATCCGGACCGTTTGGAAGGCTTGCTGGGCGACGTTATCCATGGTGCAGATGTCTTTATCGGCGTTTCAGCGGAAGGTGCGCTGACGCAGGAAATGATCCGGATGATGGCAAAAGATCCGATTATTTTCGCAATGGCTAATCCAAATCCGGAAATCCTGCCGCATTTGGCGAAAGAAGCGGGCGCGCGCATCGTTGGGACCGGGCGTTCCGATTTTCCGAACCAGGTCAATAATGTGCTGGCCTTTCCCGGAATCTTCAGAGGGGCTTTGGATGTTCAAGCAAGCCAAATCAATGATGCGATGAAAATTGCGGCCGTTGAAGCCATTGCCGGACTGATCGAGGCGCATGAACTTCACGACGATTATGTGATACCGGCTCCTTTCGATCTGAGAGTAGCACCGGCTGTAGCTGCCGCTGTTGCGAAGGCCGCAATCGAGACGGGCGTTGCCAATTACGCATATTTGCCGCAAAACACACTGGATGGCGTTCCAGCTGTTTCCGGCAAAGAACATATATAA
- a CDS encoding 3-hydroxybutyrate dehydrogenase: protein MEGKVLFITGAARGIGFDIAKAFSEAGAKVVVSDLTQEAGDTAAKQLPGEAMGIVCDVTKEEDIKNAIDFTVETYGRLDFLVNNAGMQHVSLLEDFPTEKFELLVKIMLTAPFIATKHALPHMRKQEFGRIINMASINGVIGFAGKAAYNSAKHGVIGLTKVAALETAAQGITVNAICPGYVDTQLVRNQFADLAKTRKIELEQVLEEVLYPLVPQKRLLDVNEITDLALYIASDSARGMTGQAVILDGGYTAQ from the coding sequence ATGGAAGGGAAAGTTTTATTCATTACGGGAGCCGCACGCGGCATCGGCTTTGATATTGCCAAAGCCTTTTCGGAGGCAGGTGCTAAAGTCGTCGTTTCCGATTTGACGCAAGAAGCAGGGGATACAGCCGCCAAGCAATTGCCTGGGGAAGCGATGGGCATCGTTTGTGATGTGACAAAAGAAGAGGATATAAAAAATGCAATTGATTTTACGGTCGAGACCTATGGCCGTCTTGATTTTTTAGTGAACAACGCCGGCATGCAGCATGTCTCGCTTCTTGAAGATTTCCCGACAGAGAAATTTGAACTGCTGGTTAAAATCATGCTGACGGCGCCGTTTATCGCGACGAAGCATGCATTGCCGCATATGCGAAAACAAGAATTTGGCCGCATCATCAATATGGCATCGATCAATGGCGTAATCGGATTTGCCGGAAAAGCGGCTTATAATTCTGCCAAGCACGGCGTCATTGGATTAACGAAAGTAGCGGCGCTTGAAACGGCAGCACAAGGCATTACGGTAAACGCTATCTGCCCTGGGTATGTCGATACGCAGCTGGTGCGCAACCAATTCGCGGATTTGGCAAAAACACGCAAGATTGAGCTGGAACAGGTTTTGGAGGAAGTGCTGTATCCGCTTGTACCCCAAAAGCGCTTGTTGGATGTAAATGAAATTACAGATCTGGCACTTTATATTGCCAGCGATTCTGCCCGTGGAATGACGGGCCAAGCGGTCATTTTAGATGGGGGCTATACGGCCCAGTAA
- a CDS encoding SDR family NAD(P)-dependent oxidoreductase yields MKAYFSELENKTVIVTGGSKGIGKDIALTFAKLNANVVISGRNKDILQEALEELQSFNKRCIAVSGDLSNIQEVKRLIDTAAEEFGTIDVLVNNAGVNIAKPAMEVTEEDWDTVLDLNLKSAFFASQAAAKYMLEQNSGRIINIASQMAFVGFVKRAAYCSSKGGLVQMTKALAVEWAKNGIRVNAVAPTFIETELTAKMFEDEEFKNEVHSRILLEGLSQPKDISGAVLYLASNLANFVTGETIKVDGGWTAI; encoded by the coding sequence ATGAAAGCCTACTTTTCTGAACTGGAAAACAAAACGGTTATTGTGACAGGTGGCAGTAAAGGGATCGGCAAAGACATCGCTTTGACTTTTGCCAAACTAAATGCCAATGTCGTCATTTCCGGACGCAACAAAGATATCCTGCAAGAGGCGCTGGAGGAACTGCAGTCGTTTAATAAACGATGCATCGCGGTTTCTGGGGACTTAAGCAATATTCAAGAAGTGAAACGCCTGATCGATACAGCTGCTGAAGAATTTGGCACGATTGATGTGCTGGTCAATAATGCAGGCGTCAATATAGCAAAGCCAGCCATGGAAGTGACGGAAGAAGACTGGGATACTGTCCTCGATTTGAATTTAAAATCAGCCTTTTTTGCCAGCCAGGCGGCTGCAAAGTATATGCTCGAACAGAACAGTGGACGCATCATCAACATCGCTTCCCAAATGGCGTTTGTCGGATTTGTTAAACGCGCCGCTTACTGCTCAAGCAAAGGCGGCTTGGTGCAAATGACAAAAGCGTTAGCGGTGGAATGGGCAAAGAATGGCATCCGCGTCAATGCTGTGGCCCCGACATTCATTGAAACCGAGCTGACAGCCAAAATGTTTGAAGATGAAGAGTTCAAGAACGAAGTGCATAGCCGCATCCTGTTGGAAGGTTTATCCCAGCCGAAAGATATTTCGGGAGCAGTGCTTTACTTGGCTTCCAACTTAGCGAACTTTGTAACAGGGGAGACGATTAAAGTGGACGGCGGCTGGACCGCAATTTGA
- the metC gene encoding cystathionine beta-lyase, whose amino-acid sequence MTTQKLETQFIHATGVDRETGAVNVPLYLSSTYHQESFDEFGPFDYSRSGNPTRLKLEETIAKLENGTRGFAFSSGMAAISSAFMLLSAGDHVLVSKDVYGGTYRFVTEVLNKFQIDYTFVNMTDLSEMAEAIRPNTKVIYLETPSNPVMNITDIEIAAKLAKANDCLTFVDNTFMTPLYQNPLDLGADLVLHSATKFLSGHSDIIAGLAVTKDAELGTRLGFIQNTFGSVLGAQDAYTLIQGIKTLGARLKQSSASARIIADYLHSHPAIEEVYYPGFRFHPGYPIHERQATGAGAVLSFRLADKKAARAFVESLQIPLFAVSLGAVESILSYPATMSHASMPKEERGKRGITDGLLRLSVGLEHTDDLLEDLEQALQKVRQQTGNAPSLL is encoded by the coding sequence ATGACAACTCAAAAATTGGAAACGCAATTTATTCATGCCACCGGCGTAGACCGTGAAACCGGGGCAGTCAATGTTCCCCTCTATTTATCTTCGACTTATCATCAGGAAAGCTTTGATGAATTCGGACCTTTCGACTATAGCCGCTCCGGAAATCCGACGCGCTTAAAGTTGGAAGAAACCATTGCCAAACTTGAAAATGGCACACGCGGATTCGCCTTTTCTTCCGGCATGGCCGCGATTTCATCGGCTTTTATGCTGCTGTCCGCTGGTGACCACGTGCTCGTCTCTAAAGACGTATACGGCGGCACTTACCGGTTCGTTACAGAAGTTTTGAACAAATTCCAGATTGATTATACATTTGTCAATATGACGGACTTGAGCGAAATGGCGGAAGCGATTCGCCCGAACACTAAAGTCATTTACCTTGAGACGCCTTCCAATCCGGTGATGAACATCACCGATATTGAAATCGCTGCTAAACTGGCAAAAGCGAATGACTGCCTGACATTTGTCGACAATACTTTTATGACGCCGCTTTACCAAAATCCGCTGGACCTTGGAGCGGACCTTGTCCTCCACAGTGCGACGAAGTTTCTGTCCGGGCATAGCGACATCATTGCCGGCCTTGCCGTAACGAAAGATGCAGAGCTCGGCACCCGTCTGGGTTTTATCCAAAACACCTTCGGTTCTGTTTTAGGCGCCCAGGACGCTTATACGCTAATTCAAGGCATTAAGACACTTGGGGCACGTCTTAAGCAATCTTCCGCTTCGGCGCGCATTATTGCCGATTACTTGCATAGCCATCCGGCCATTGAAGAAGTCTACTATCCGGGATTCCGGTTCCACCCGGGATACCCGATCCATGAACGCCAAGCAACAGGCGCCGGAGCTGTCTTGTCTTTTCGGCTAGCTGACAAGAAAGCAGCCCGGGCATTTGTGGAAAGTTTACAGATTCCGCTATTTGCCGTCAGTTTAGGGGCAGTCGAATCGATCTTGTCGTATCCCGCAACCATGTCCCACGCTTCTATGCCAAAAGAAGAACGCGGCAAACGCGGCATAACCGATGGCCTGCTGCGCTTGTCTGTCGGGTTGGAACATACCGACGATTTATTGGAAGACTTGGAACAGGCATTGCAAAAAGTTCGGCAGCAAACCGGAAATGCACCGTCGCTTCTATAG
- a CDS encoding M20/M25/M40 family metallo-hydrolase, with translation MPELSDALKSIEGLIDERKEEYLETLYSLLRIESVSAENRGIDEACNTLKELMENIGIETTIMPSAGNPFIYGEIIRDPSAFTLLIYGHYDVQPADPVEEWLSPPFEPTVRDGKIYCRGVGDNKGQLMAQLLAIKSYQDAIGELPINIKFLFEGEEEVSSPNLSAFVAENKDLLKANLVYTSDGPKHDSGAPLVLLGVRGITYIEMMAKGADWDNHSGNKGNIVPNPAWNLIDLLNTMRDSEGRILIEGFYDGIRPITEKEEALIRSLPFDRKNIAEQVGYADFNMEKEEYYRKLTLEPTFNIAGFTSGYGGEGSKTIIPSTAVLKMDIRLVVDQDPDDIFRKIEAHVKKHAPDIELKNLGGMKPSRTSADLEIVDVIKPAVRTAFRQEPVMQPSMGGSLPDYVWTDVLKTPSVIVPYANFDEANHSPNEKMGIADFTDGIKCTCHVIEAIGKMTF, from the coding sequence ATGCCGGAATTAAGCGATGCATTGAAATCTATAGAAGGCCTTATCGACGAACGAAAAGAGGAATACCTGGAAACGCTTTACAGCTTGCTGCGCATTGAGAGCGTCAGCGCTGAAAATAGAGGGATTGATGAAGCTTGCAATACGCTGAAAGAGTTGATGGAAAACATAGGAATTGAAACGACCATCATGCCTTCTGCTGGCAACCCTTTTATTTACGGAGAAATCATCCGCGACCCGTCAGCTTTTACTTTATTGATTTATGGCCATTATGACGTTCAGCCGGCTGATCCTGTTGAAGAATGGTTGTCGCCTCCTTTTGAACCAACTGTACGCGACGGGAAAATCTACTGCCGCGGCGTCGGAGATAATAAAGGACAATTGATGGCACAGCTTCTGGCGATTAAAAGTTATCAGGATGCTATAGGGGAGCTGCCGATTAATATCAAATTTCTGTTTGAAGGGGAAGAAGAGGTCAGCAGTCCGAACCTGTCGGCTTTTGTAGCGGAAAATAAAGACCTGCTGAAAGCCAATTTGGTTTACACATCAGATGGTCCGAAGCATGACAGCGGTGCCCCCCTGGTTCTCTTAGGCGTCCGGGGGATTACATATATCGAGATGATGGCTAAAGGTGCCGATTGGGATAACCATTCCGGCAACAAAGGGAACATTGTGCCAAATCCCGCCTGGAACCTCATCGATTTGCTGAATACGATGCGCGATTCAGAAGGCCGCATCTTAATCGAGGGCTTTTATGATGGGATCCGCCCGATTACAGAAAAAGAAGAAGCATTGATCCGCAGTTTGCCGTTTGACCGGAAAAACATCGCAGAACAAGTCGGCTACGCCGATTTCAATATGGAAAAGGAAGAGTATTACCGGAAGCTGACACTGGAACCGACGTTTAACATTGCGGGATTTACCAGCGGATACGGCGGGGAAGGGTCAAAAACGATCATTCCATCGACAGCCGTCTTAAAAATGGATATCCGGTTGGTGGTCGACCAGGACCCGGATGATATCTTCCGAAAAATCGAAGCGCATGTAAAAAAACATGCGCCGGACATTGAATTGAAAAATTTAGGCGGCATGAAGCCTTCCCGGACTTCTGCTGATCTTGAAATCGTTGATGTAATAAAACCGGCTGTCCGCACAGCATTCAGGCAGGAACCGGTTATGCAGCCAAGTATGGGCGGCAGCTTGCCTGATTATGTCTGGACCGACGTGCTAAAGACGCCGTCAGTCATTGTTCCATATGCCAACTTTGATGAAGCCAACCATTCACCCAATGAAAAGATGGGCATTGCTGATTTTACCGATGGCATCAAATGTACTTGCCACGTCATTGAAGCCATTGGGAAAATGACTTTCTGA
- a CDS encoding 3-hydroxyacyl-CoA dehydrogenase family protein, whose amino-acid sequence MEKISILGCGTMGHSIALSAAWAGQTVKVYGVNDKDLENAAKGLRSKLKVMAENGLFNEAEAERIKEHIHFSTSLAEVVEGATLIIEVIPEVLELKKEMYKKLEGMVGEEVVIASNTSGFKPSLLAEEMDHPNRFVVTHFWNPAHLIPLVEVVKGERTDEATVERAMNVLTAMNKKPILLNKELPGFIGNRLQYALFREAQALLDSGAATKEDIDAAVTYSIGRRLPITGPLMTADMGGLDVFSAISNYLFEDLSKAERSGEVLTKLVEEQKLGDKNGEGFYKWGSDISEKINAEREQTLIYFLKNDMKLNGEDGK is encoded by the coding sequence ATGGAAAAGATTTCGATTCTCGGATGCGGAACGATGGGCCACTCCATCGCATTGTCAGCCGCTTGGGCAGGGCAGACAGTTAAGGTGTATGGCGTCAATGACAAAGACCTTGAAAATGCAGCGAAAGGGCTGCGCAGTAAACTTAAAGTCATGGCAGAAAACGGCTTGTTTAATGAAGCGGAAGCTGAACGGATCAAAGAGCATATCCATTTTTCAACTTCGCTTGCGGAAGTGGTGGAAGGAGCTACCTTAATCATCGAAGTGATTCCGGAAGTGCTCGAACTGAAGAAGGAAATGTATAAAAAACTGGAGGGCATGGTAGGGGAAGAAGTGGTCATTGCGAGCAATACTTCGGGCTTTAAGCCGAGTTTGCTGGCAGAAGAGATGGACCATCCGAACCGCTTTGTCGTAACGCATTTCTGGAATCCCGCCCATTTGATTCCGCTCGTGGAAGTGGTGAAAGGCGAACGGACGGATGAAGCGACTGTCGAACGCGCCATGAACGTGCTAACGGCTATGAACAAAAAGCCGATTCTATTGAACAAGGAATTGCCGGGCTTTATCGGCAACCGCCTTCAATACGCATTGTTCCGGGAAGCGCAGGCTTTGCTCGATTCAGGGGCCGCCACGAAAGAAGACATTGATGCTGCTGTGACTTACAGCATCGGGCGCCGTTTGCCGATCACTGGCCCTTTAATGACAGCCGACATGGGCGGATTGGATGTTTTCTCAGCCATTTCGAATTATTTGTTTGAAGACCTTTCGAAAGCCGAACGGTCCGGCGAAGTCCTCACAAAACTGGTAGAAGAACAGAAACTCGGGGATAAAAACGGCGAAGGCTTCTATAAGTGGGGTTCCGATATTTCAGAGAAGATAAATGCAGAACGGGAACAGACGCTCATTTATTTCCTGAAAAATGACATGAAACTAAACGGGGAGGACGGCAAATGA
- a CDS encoding GntP family permease, with protein MIGMIGLFGGLALLIYLTMRGMNLLIAAPITALLVALFNGLPVFPQLAPEGAANFLTNYMTGFTGFIASWYLMFLTGAIFGKVMEDSGAADSVSKWIVSKIGMKRAALAVVIACAVLTYGGVSLFVVAFSVYPMALSLFKQADLPRRFIPAALAFGSTTFTMTSAGSPEIQNWIPIEFLGTTPYAGWEVSAIVAVFMMIFGYWWLKKMINKAVSKGEHFVARKTDPSSEARTELPNPLLSMIPLLVVLIISFIFHDSLGTSALIIALSGGILATYLINRKYFQNIGQAFGEGALGAVIAIANTAAVVGFGGVVRATPAFETAVGVMTGIPGSPLIGGALAVAIIAGLTGSSSGGQAIALPLLAPHYLDMGVNAEALHRTVAISSGSLDSLPQGGYVVTTIRSIAGETHKDAYPAFGALTVVVPFIGAALAVILFSLGLGI; from the coding sequence ATGATAGGCATGATTGGATTATTTGGTGGTCTGGCGTTATTGATTTATTTAACGATGAGAGGCATGAATTTACTCATTGCGGCACCAATTACGGCTTTATTGGTCGCACTTTTTAATGGGTTGCCTGTATTTCCGCAGCTGGCTCCTGAAGGGGCGGCCAACTTTTTAACAAACTACATGACCGGCTTTACCGGATTTATCGCTTCTTGGTATTTAATGTTCCTGACCGGGGCGATTTTCGGGAAAGTGATGGAAGACAGTGGCGCAGCAGACAGTGTATCCAAATGGATTGTCAGCAAAATCGGCATGAAACGGGCAGCATTGGCTGTTGTTATTGCCTGTGCGGTATTGACTTATGGCGGCGTCAGTTTGTTCGTTGTCGCTTTTTCTGTATATCCGATGGCGCTAAGCTTGTTCAAACAAGCGGATTTGCCGCGCCGGTTTATCCCGGCGGCGCTTGCGTTCGGTTCAACAACTTTTACGATGACTTCCGCGGGTTCACCGGAAATCCAGAACTGGATTCCGATTGAATTTCTGGGCACTACTCCGTATGCCGGCTGGGAAGTCAGTGCAATTGTAGCCGTCTTTATGATGATTTTCGGCTATTGGTGGTTGAAGAAGATGATCAACAAGGCGGTTTCAAAAGGCGAGCATTTCGTTGCACGGAAAACCGATCCATCTTCTGAAGCACGCACAGAATTGCCGAATCCACTGCTCAGCATGATTCCGTTATTGGTCGTATTGATTATTTCATTTATTTTCCATGATTCTTTGGGAACATCCGCTTTAATCATTGCTTTAAGCGGAGGTATTCTGGCGACGTACTTGATCAACAGAAAGTATTTCCAAAATATTGGACAGGCATTCGGCGAAGGTGCTTTGGGTGCGGTCATTGCGATTGCCAATACCGCTGCAGTCGTCGGATTTGGCGGAGTGGTCAGAGCCACACCTGCATTTGAGACAGCAGTAGGCGTCATGACGGGCATTCCGGGAAGCCCATTAATCGGTGGAGCCCTGGCAGTTGCCATTATTGCCGGTTTGACCGGATCGTCTTCCGGTGGCCAAGCAATTGCTTTGCCGCTATTGGCGCCGCATTATTTGGATATGGGCGTCAACGCAGAAGCCTTGCACCGAACTGTGGCCATTTCATCCGGGTCCTTGGATTCTTTGCCGCAGGGGGGATATGTTGTGACAACAATCCGGTCAATAGCTGGAGAAACGCATAAAGATGCTTATCCTGCATTTGGAGCATTGACAGTAGTTGTGCCATTTATCGGAGCTGCATTAGCGGTCATCTTATTCTCACTTGGCCTTGGCATTTAA
- a CDS encoding LacI family DNA-binding transcriptional regulator, whose translation MKHTVTAKDVAKLAGVSQSSVSRVFFEGAKVSEKTRAKIMAAAEELGYRPNEFARSLITNRTKIIGIVMKGVHNPFYPQVLKQFAAAFKEKGYSILFVHTNNDEIEAEDVETLLNYNVAGVIITDAVMALKVGEEFKKNKIPVVFFNRKLNSEEFYSVSCNNLDAGRKVAEYFFDRGISEMAYIAGDADTSTSRDRQKGFQEVLKQKKARYRHYSSDYTYNGGFKTAMRMVAEGDMPSAIFVANDIMALGVLDALKANSIRVPGQTKVIGFDNIEMASWPAYQLTTWEQPIDKMVHATVAYLLEEIAEYTGAAETLEVDGRLIERATT comes from the coding sequence TTGAAACACACAGTAACGGCAAAAGATGTAGCGAAATTGGCAGGGGTTTCTCAGTCGTCGGTATCACGCGTGTTTTTTGAAGGGGCGAAAGTATCGGAGAAGACCCGTGCAAAGATTATGGCTGCAGCGGAAGAACTCGGTTACCGCCCAAATGAATTTGCCCGCAGTTTGATTACCAATCGGACAAAAATCATCGGCATTGTCATGAAAGGTGTGCATAATCCGTTTTATCCTCAAGTGCTAAAGCAATTTGCAGCAGCATTCAAGGAAAAAGGATACAGCATCTTATTCGTCCATACGAATAATGACGAGATCGAGGCAGAAGACGTGGAAACATTGCTGAATTATAATGTCGCAGGGGTTATTATCACAGATGCAGTTATGGCGTTAAAAGTGGGAGAAGAATTCAAGAAAAATAAAATTCCCGTAGTATTCTTTAACCGTAAACTAAATTCTGAAGAATTTTATTCGGTCAGCTGCAATAACTTGGACGCAGGGCGTAAAGTGGCGGAATATTTCTTTGATAGAGGAATATCGGAAATGGCTTATATTGCCGGGGATGCAGATACCTCGACAAGCAGGGATCGGCAAAAGGGCTTTCAGGAAGTTTTGAAACAGAAAAAAGCACGTTATCGCCACTATTCTTCTGATTACACGTATAACGGCGGCTTTAAAACAGCAATGCGTATGGTTGCAGAAGGAGATATGCCTTCAGCGATCTTTGTAGCAAATGATATTATGGCGCTTGGCGTATTGGATGCATTAAAGGCCAATTCCATTAGAGTGCCTGGGCAAACGAAAGTCATCGGTTTTGACAATATTGAAATGGCGTCCTGGCCGGCATACCAATTGACTACTTGGGAACAGCCAATCGACAAAATGGTTCATGCTACAGTAGCTTATTTATTGGAAGAAATTGCCGAGTATACAGGAGCTGCAGAAACACTTGAAGTGGATGGGCGATTAATCGAGCGGGCAACTACATAA